GCACGCGAACTGGGTGCGAACGAGGCTGTATGCGATTACATAGGGATTGCAATCACGCGTGTAAATGCAAGATTGCTCATCTCCGCTTTACGCAATGCGTACCCTGAACCCTTTTACGATTATAACGAGGTTGCTACTGCTATGGCAGCGGATGATGGGCGGATAGCGGTGATGGGTGGTGTGACACCGGGCTATACGACCGATGCGGTCTCAGCAATGCTCGCAGAGTATATAAATGCAGACCTTCTGCTGAATGTGACGACAGTGGATGGTGTGTATGAAGCAGACCCGCGTAAATATCCGGGTGCGAGGAAGTATGATCGGATTACGCCCGGTGAACTTGTCAAGCTCACAGCACGTGAGGAGTTAAAAGCAGGTTCGAGAATCATTATTGACCCCGTTGCGGCTAAAATAATAGAACGGAGCGGGATAAGAACCATTGTGCTTGATGGCAGCAACCCGCG
The nucleotide sequence above comes from Methanophagales archaeon. Encoded proteins:
- the pyrH gene encoding UMP kinase translates to MIAKRVVISLGGFYFDDAARIKRVAAVLDELAEDSCRLYVVTGGGALARQCISIARELGANEAVCDYIGIAITRVNARLLISALRNAYPEPFYDYNEVATAMAADDGRIAVMGGVTPGYTTDAVSAMLAEYINADLLLNVTTVDGVYEADPRKYPGARKYDRITPGELVKLTAREELKAGSRIIIDPVAAKIIERSGIRTIVLDGSNPRDIIDAVHGRHHGTEIR